Proteins from a genomic interval of Nitrosomonas sp.:
- the tnpB gene encoding IS66 family insertion sequence element accessory protein TnpB produces MSGLIAHAGKIWLAVDPVDMRRGMDGLSMIVQQVLGHPPCAGSAFIFCNRAGNRIKVLLWDGTGVWLCQRRLHQGRFVWPRQDAACVELALSQWEWLIAGVDWRRLSARPQWHFQV; encoded by the coding sequence ATGTCTGGGTTGATTGCGCACGCGGGTAAGATCTGGCTGGCGGTCGATCCGGTGGATATGCGTCGCGGCATGGATGGCTTATCGATGATTGTGCAGCAGGTATTGGGTCACCCGCCCTGCGCGGGTTCGGCGTTCATATTCTGCAATCGCGCGGGCAATCGCATCAAGGTCTTGCTGTGGGATGGCACGGGGGTGTGGTTATGTCAGCGCCGCCTGCATCAGGGGCGGTTTGTCTGGCCGAGGCAGGATGCGGCGTGTGTCGAGTTAGCGCTATCGCAGTGGGAATGGTTGATTGCCGGCGTAGACTGGCGGCGTTTATCGGCGCGGCCACAATGGCATTTTCAGGTGTAG